The sequence TGAACAACTGTCTGCCATAGGACAGACTCAGACAGTGATGACTCCGGAAGCACCCCTTGAACAACTGTCGTAGGACACGCTTAGACAACGATGTCTCCAGAGGACTCCATAACCAACTACAAAGCAAATTGCATTATGAAATCCCCAGAtgagactcgaacttgagacctcacaGACACCCAGAAGGGCGGTAACCACTCAACTAATGGATATTAGAGGTCCTAAGTGATGACACAAAATACGCTTTGCAGGACGAAGAGTTTTAATACACATAGAAATTAATGTTATAAAATATCCTTAGACCACTCCCATCCCATCCATTAACATGGTAACTGAGCTCAGCACGACATCGACGCTTCCTCCGACAGACTGAAAAAGGACGGAACGTTATCATCCGATTATTGAACGACTAAACGTTTTCAGTTATTAAACTTCTTTGACCATCTCTGCTTCCAAGTATAATAGTAATACTTGTCCAGGATACTTTTAGGTCATATTCTTGTTTATGCCTTTTATTCACTTCGTTTCATCAGCAGAATACTTGTCGAAATCTATTATATTCACATATGTTACACTGGCATATGGAAAAATATAACATAATCCACGAGTCGTTTTGCTCTACAACTACCTTATAATTAGCAGCTAGAATATTGCAGTGAGTTTTATGAGAAGATATAAAGGGCAACAACATCATCACAACTCCTAAAAAAAACAATTCAGTCGACATTGATGCTACCTATCAAAATTGAGCTGGTAGGCCCGGGCCATTTTTGGTGGAGGGCTGATACAGAAAACACTCACAGACTTTCATGCtttttataacaaaaaaaaaaaaaaaagtgtagtCCTCCAAAGCTAAAGTTTGATTGATAGATATCAGTTACGTCCATTATTAAAGATGGTTGTTCTCCACACGAGTCACGACTGCAACAACTTTGTTCGATATTAAATAGAAATAATATCTCAAAACAATATAAAACTGAAATGGAGTGTGCAGCTTGGCTTAAAAAGGCAATAGGCGATCCAAGGCCCTCATGGTCTGAAGACCAGGGCGCTAGGCACTAAGGCGAGTGCCTTACATAAATTAATAATCCAACTTCAATCAATCTAGCTTCATTATACTGTATTGATAATTGGCATGAAAAGGTCAGTCTTCAATTAGTTCATAATCCAACTTCAATCCAGCTTCAATTAGACTACTCCCTATCCTTATCCTTTACCGATTTCACTACATCAGTGCCACATCAGCATCAACCCTTTTCACTAACCATTCGCTAACCCATAACTAAACAATACTCACCTATATACTGCTAAAAAAAAAAACGTACAGGTTACAAAACTGATGGTACAAGAAATAAAAGCATGCGGTCCACCACCCCTTTTCACGGACACCATCATAACCGTGAGTACTCTCACGTTCACTTTCACAGACCCCCTTTCACAGGTCCGTGCCTATCCTTGTTAGATTTTTGGCGGTCAATTTAGTGTTTCACGGACCTTTTCACAATCCGATAGGGAGTGCTCTTAGGTGTTTTAGATACATGAGTGGTTAGGTAGCAATGTAGCATACTCTCTTAGGATAGGGTTAGTCTAGGAACATTGGATTAACAGACTCAATATTGCATAATGGGCTAAATTAAAATAGTGTAACCCATTTATTGGCTAAGTAAATACAAGAAAACCCACAAAATAGCATATCCAAAAACAGGTACTTTTCTGACCAATAAACACTAGCACTACATAAAGAGGAATTTGTTTACTCTTAGGACTTAATAAATTATACATCAATAAACAGGTACTTTTCTGGCACCACCTAAATTCGCCTAGCATCTCATGACCAATAAACAGGTACTTTTCTGGCACCAAAATAAACACTAGCACTACATAAAGAGGAATTTGTTTACTCTTAGGACTTAATAAATTATACATCAATAAAAGATACATACTGTAACTGTGCATATACACTATCAGTTAACAAACTAGTTAACACGAATAGAAAAAAACATGTGATTTAAAGGAGATATGAAATCCTACAGACCAGCAGAGCCTATCCATTTGGTCAAACCAAATGTAACGCCCATAGCCATCCACCCACCAACCAGAATCCGGAAACAAGACTTAACCACAGGAGCCCTCCCCAAAACGGCTCCGGTCCACCCAAAGAACACAAGAGCCAAGCTCACGGTGGCTACCACCACACCCAGCCTAACCTTATGGTCCGCTATAAAAGCAGCAGCAAGTAACGGCACAATGGCTCCCAACATAAATGCAACGGCTGATGCGGTAGCCGCCTGAATGGGATTCGGCAGTGCTTCTTTTTCACTTTCGTCACTGTTTTCTCTTTTTATCTGAGCTGACTCTACGTCTCGTTGGGAATAGACTGAAACAAATTCACCGATTGCCATACTGCATGCACCAGCGACTAAACCAGCGAATCCAGTAAGAATCATGGCTCGAACGTCGTGTTTAACAGCACCAATACCCATCATTAAAGATGCAACTGAAACTAAACCATCAGTTGCTCCAAGAACAGCAGCACGCAGCCACTGTCCCCTTTGCGAGTAGTCAAAGTCTGCCTCCGTAGACAATACTTGGTTACGTTCCTGTTCTGATCTGTTATCAGAAACTGGAATGCTTACATCATTTTTTGCAGCCATTATTATTTCACAGAGAATGTTATATGAACTAGAAAATAAGTGTTTCTTGTGAAATAGAGCTCCTCACTATAGGATATATATATCGTGTGGATTTGTGTGATGAATAAAGTTAAAGATAGTGTTCTACACAAGCCCTTGATAACGATATATAAATAAAGCATTCCAAGAAAACGTAAAATAGTTTTGTAACTGCCTGCTAGAATCGAACAACTTGCTTATAAAAAAAGATCAAGGCTTGTGGAATCCACACGACTGCCACTATATGCTCAACAATGAAATGAGCATAACATTATAAAAATTCATAAAGAAACAAAAAGGGAGTGTGCACTTCTAAGTAGTGGAAAGTTGACCACTAATTTACAGTTATATAAGAGACTACCATATCTTTTTATGCTCAATTGTTACCATTTACTTGCTCCTAGGAGGGCAGAAATAGTAAAACCGTTATTCACATGATATGTCGGATAACCCGACAGATAGGACTTGAAGAGTTGAAGCAAATCATGACAAATTTAGGGGATCTATGTTTAGTAAAGGAAAATAAAGGGTGTGTGCAATCACAATACTGAACATGCCCAAAATACATTATATGGGGTCATCCAGACAACATCAATAGAGGGCTTATgagtattataaattataaaaatattataaattTAATGAAAAGAAAAGAGTGTGGACTATGGAGTCCACAACTAAAGCTGGATTAAATAATCTGACCAAAGAATTAAGATTGAGGAATCCACACGACTGCCACAATCCCTTtgatataaaataaaaacaaaatttcaaAACAATAGAATACTGAATTGGAGTGTGTAGTCCACAAGTGTTATAAAAATGAGGACTTACAAATGAgggttattttaaagataatacatcCCAAGAAATAGTTCTTTGATGTATAGTGTATAAAATTATAAAGGGCCAACCAAACAACAGGAAAGGAGATGCCAAATGAAGGTAGGGTAATTAAACGTTTCAAGTTAAATACTAAAATGTATAACAGAAATCGTCTTATCAGTATCTCAAATTTCAAAAAAGGAACTTGTTTTCCAAAGTTCGAATGATATACTATGTTACAAATACACGTCTTCACTTACTCTGCTGTTCTATTTCATCAGAAGTGGGTAGTGAGAGAGTTAGTATCCGTGTTCAAATTTTTATTCCAGTAATTCATCATCCAAAAAAGAGTAGCATTAAAAATCCCACCTCTAATATCTATTTGAGCGGCCTAAAACCATCTAAGCACCCCGCTACAATTTGGTGTCTATGAGTACTATTTATAGAAGAGCATGCCTGAGCCAAATGAAAGCCATATTAGATTGAATGAAGTATCACTAACAAATTGTAGTAAACACTTTTAAGTTTTCTATTAAAAGTTGTATGGCATGAAATGAACTTCTAGAGAAGATCAAATGGCAAACAGAACAAAATCTAGCCAATATGTGCAAGGGCAGAATTAGAAGGTAACCCGACAGATAGGACCCGTAGAGTCGAAGCGAACCATGACAAATTTAGGGGATCTGTGTTTAGTATAGTAAAATAAAGGGGTGTGCAATCACAACACATAACGATTAATGAAAACGAAAACGTGTGGTCTGTGGAGTCCACAACTAAAGCTGGATTAAATAAGGTGACCAAACAATTAAGATTGTGGAATCCACACGACTGAcacaatctctttgatataaaaTTCAAGCAAAATCTCAAAACAGTAGGATACTGAATTATAGTGTGCAGTCTAAAAGTGGTATAAAAATACCAGCCTACAAATGAACTTCCAAAGTAGTTACGATATCTAACTACCTTTCACAAAATTGTTATCAAGCAATTTAATTAGCTAACACGtacaatattattatcatgattagggATTAGAGAAAGAATAATAGTATCTTCATATAGGCTATTTAGAGATGTTTTACAAATTATGTCTTATCATTATGATAATTTTACATTATAGAATATAAAATTAGGGGTTATCTTTAGGGAGCAAGTTAAGGTGTAAGTTTATAATGTTGGATACTACTAAGTAGCG comes from Rutidosis leptorrhynchoides isolate AG116_Rl617_1_P2 chromosome 4, CSIRO_AGI_Rlap_v1, whole genome shotgun sequence and encodes:
- the LOC139845243 gene encoding vacuolar iron transporter homolog 4-like produces the protein MAAKNDVSIPVSDNRSEQERNQVLSTEADFDYSQRGQWLRAAVLGATDGLVSVASLMMGIGAVKHDVRAMILTGFAGLVAGACSMAIGEFVSVYSQRDVESAQIKRENSDESEKEALPNPIQAATASAVAFMLGAIVPLLAAAFIADHKVRLGVVVATVSLALVFFGWTGAVLGRAPVVKSCFRILVGGWMAMGVTFGLTKWIGSAGL